One Miscanthus floridulus cultivar M001 chromosome 11, ASM1932011v1, whole genome shotgun sequence DNA window includes the following coding sequences:
- the LOC136491124 gene encoding CLIP-associated protein-like, with amino-acid sequence MEAALEAARAKDTKERLAGVERLHEALDAAARRGLAAAEVTALVDTCMDLTRDANFRIAQGGLQALSAAAVVAGEHFKIHLNALVPAAVERLGDGKQPVRDAARQLLITLMEVSSPTIIVERAGSYAWTHKSWRVREEFVRTVATAVGLFASTEISLQRVLLSPVLQLMNDSNQSVRDAAISCIEEMYKHMGSQFHEELQRHNLPSYMLKEINSRLDKIEPKVRSSDTAMQYKAVESRSVSANPKRGSPRTKSIPRESTLFGGDTDVTEKPVEPVKVHSEKELLREFEKIAATLVPEKDWSLRIAAMQRIEALVYGGAIYYPSFLMLLKQLVPPLSTQLSDRRSSIVKQACHLLNILSKELLGDFEPCAEQFIPMLFKLVVITVLVIAESADTCIKTILRNCKVARILLRIVDTAKNDRSAILRARCCEYALLVLEYWADAPEIQRSADLYEDMIKCCVADAMSEVRATARTCYRMFAKTWPERSRRLFMSFDPAIQRVINDEDGGVHKRYASPSLRDRVVQPSRASSHSSGTHVPGYGTSAIVAMDKSAAISSDSSFPSNNLRLSQSKTIGRSSERSLESVLSSSKEKVSAIESLLKGVSMSGQNFSAARSTSLDLGVDPPSSRDPPVPLAAPASNVLSLQNSVLLDSSLPTIPPSSRNGGSRLLDTMTTHLPTKERSRSPYLSNMSSESMSGLSLPYSRRSSERLQEGGRMDESYDIRSTRRIPQMHLERNYVDMSYRDSSHRDSHNNDVPNFQRPLLRKQVMSRASASGRHSFDDSHVPSGDVSGYTDSLTSLNDALSEGLSPSSDWVARVSAFGFIRNLLKQGQKGIQEITQNFEKVMKLFFRHLDDPHHKVAQAAFSALAEIIPACKKPFESYVERILPYVFSRLIDPKELVKKPCSVTLEIVGRTYAIDMLLPALVRSLDEQRSPKAKLAVLEFANKSFSKYTVDSDGYSNSGFLKLWLSKLAPLVNEKNAKLKEASISGIISVYSHFDSTAVLNFILSLSVEDQNLLRRALKIKTPRIEVDLVNYLQSKKERPRPKSYDQADFGTSSEDGYALTSKNSYPFGRFSSSSLDAEGGKKINSMQEPVLHNVSIGRTASDMSMDHAIQSLESSTGAEVHLTRSREPKTNSNSVVEAARSWTNYPEKTDASLDGETATGTPRLDFSRFLTSDGHNTVGSTTEESVQEGDMIVSLSSIKTSLQTDNGLSIPQLLHQISNDTEVSSSEKREALQRLVDASLDNNSSIWAKYFNQILTVVLEVLDDSDSSTRELALSLIAEMLNNQKDSIEDSMEIVLEKLLHVTKDAVAKISNEANQCLNVLLAKYDPFRCLAIIVPLLVSDDEKILVVCINCLTKLVGRLSQEELIDQLPTFLPALFDAFNNQSPDVRKTVVFCLVDIYIMLGKAFAPYLEGLSSTQLRLVTIYANRISQARSGKPIDSNQ; translated from the exons GTTTCTTCACCAACAATCATAGTTGAAAGAGCTGGTAGTTATGCATGGACTCATAAGAGTTGGAGGGTGCGGGAAGAGTTTGTACGTACAGTGGCAACTGCAGTTGGGCTATTTGCTTCTACAGAGATTTCCTTGCAACGAGTTTTGCTTTCACCT GTCCTGCAATTGATGAATGATTCGAACCAAAGTGTTCGAGATGCTGCTATCTCTTGTATTGAG GAGATGTACAAGCACATGGGGTCACAATTTCATGAAGAGTTGCAGCGCCATAATCTGCCTTCTTACATG CTAAAAGAAATAAATTCAAGGTTGGATAAAATAGAACCAAAGGTTCGATCATCTGATACAGCAATGCAGTATAAGGCTGTAGAATCTAGATCTGTTAGTGCTAATCCGAAAAGAGGCAGCCCAAGGACAAAAAGCATACCAAGGGAAAGTACACTATTTGGAG GTGACACCGATGTTACAGAAAAACCTGTGGAACCAGTAAAAGTTCATTCTGAGAAAGAATTACTTCGGGAGTTTGAGAAGATTGCGGCTACCCTTGTTCCAGAAAAGGATTGGTCTTTACGTATTGCTGCCATGCAAAGGATTGAAGCCCTGGTTTATGGAG GTGCGATCTATTATCCATCATTCCTTATGCTCTTGAAACAACTGGTTCCTCCATTGTCTACTCAGCTGTCTGATCGACGTTCTAGTATTGTCAAACAG GCATGCCACCTACTTAATATACTATCCAAAGAACTCCTCGGTGATTTTGAGCCATGTGCTGAACAATTCATCCCG ATGCTTTTTAAGCTTGTTGTCATAACAGTGCTTGTAATCGCTGAATCTGCGGATACATGTATAAAAACT ATCCTGCGGAATTGCAAGGTTGCTAGGATTCTTCTTCGCATAGTTGACACAGCAAAGAATGACCGAAGTGCAATCCTCCGTGCAAG GTGCTGTGAGTATGCACTGCTGGTCCTGGAGTATTGGGCTGATGCCCCAGAAATACAACGTTCAGCTGATTTATATGAGGATATGATAAAATGCTGTGTAGCAGATGCGATGAGCGAG GTTCGTGCAACTGCAAGAACTTGCTATAGAATGTTTGCAAAGACATGGCCTGAGCGCTCACGCCGTCTTTTTATGTCATTTGATCCTGCGATACAGAGG GTAATAAATGATGAAGATGGTGGTGTGCACAAAAGGTATGCTTCTCCCTCATTGCGTGATAGGGTCGTGCAGCCTTCACGTGCTTCCTCTCATTCAAGTGGTACACATGTACCTGGATATGGCACTTCGGCTATTGTTGCAATGGACAAGAGTGCAGCTATTTCTTCAGATTCATCTTTTCCATCAAACAATCTTCGGTTATCACAGTCAAAGACGATTGGCAGAAGTTCTGAGAGAAGCCTGGAGAGTGTGCTTAGCTCCAGCAAAGAAAAAGTTTCTGCCATTGAAAGTTTGCTGAAAGGTGTCAGCATGTCAGGGCAAAATTTCTCTGCAGCGcgctcaacaagcttggatcttG GAGTTGATCCTCCGTCATCTCGTGATCCTCCTGTGCCGCTTGCAGCACCAGCATCAAATGTTCTGTCATTGCAGAACTCAGTACTGTTGGACTCATCCCTTCCTACCATCCCACCTAGTTCACGAAATGGTGGTTCCCGCTTATTGGATACGATGACAACACACTTGCCCACCAAAGAACGGTCAAGGTCACCATATTTGAGTAATATGTCATCTGAGTCCATGTCTGGCTTATCATTGCCTTACTCAAGAAGATCTTCGGAGAGGCTTCAAGAAGGAGGCCGCATGGATGAGAGCTATGATATCCGTTCAACTAGGCGAATCCCTCAAATGCATTTGGAGAGAAACTATGTTGATATGTCTTATAGGGATTCCAGCCACAGAGATTCACATAACAACGATGTCCCAAATTTCCAGAGACCTCTTCTAAGGAAGCAAGTAATGTCAAGGGCTTCTGCAAGTGGCAGACACAGCTTTGATGATAGCCATGTACCATCAGGTGATGTGTCTGGCTATACAGATTCTCTGACTTCTCTAAATGATGCACTTTCTGAGGGTCTCAGCCCTAGTTCTGACTGGGTAGCAAGAGTTTCAGCTTTTGGGTTTATTCGGAATTTATTGAAACAAGGCCAGAAAGGCATTCAagaaattactcaaaattttgaGAAGGTTATGAAGCTGTTTTTCCGTCATTTGGATGATCCTCACCATAAGGTTGCACAGGCAGCCTTCTCTGCACTTGCAGAGATTATCCCAGCCTGCAAGAAGCCATTTGAAAGTTATGTCGAGCGAATTCTACCATATGTATTTTCACGGCTTATTGATCCAAAAGAGTTGGTGAAAAAACCATGCTCCGTAACATTGGAGATTGTTGGTCGAACATATGCTATTGATATGTTGCTACCTGCGCTAGTACGATCATTAGATGAACAGAGGTCCCCAAAGGCAAAATTGGCTGTTCTTGAGTTTGCAAATAAATCATTCAGCAAGTACACTGTTGACTCTGATGGTTACAGTAACAGTGGTTTCCTTAAACTATGGCTTTCAAAATTGGCACCTTTGGTAAATGAAAAGAATGCAAAATTGAAGGAGGCATCTATTTCTGGTATCATATCTGTTTATTCTCACTTTGATTCAACAGCAGTGCTAAATTTTATTCTCAGTTTGTCAGTTGAAGATCAAAACCTCTTGAGGAGAGCCCTGAAGATCAAAACCCCTCGTATTGAGGTTGATCTGGTGAACTACTTGCAGAGCAAGAAAGAACGTCCACGCCCCAAATCTTATGACCAGGCGGATTTTGGAACTTCTTCGGAGGATGGCTATGCACTGACATCCAAGAACAGCTATCCATTTGGGCGGTTTTCTTCTAGTTCCCTTGATGCTGAAGGGGGAAAAAAGATCAATTCAATGCAAGAACCAGTGCTGCATAATGTCTCTATAGGTCGAACAGCTTCTGATATGAGCATGGATCATGCTATTCAAAGTTTGGAGTCATCTACAGGAGCTGAAGTTCATTTAACTAGGAGTAGAGAACCAAAGACTAACAGTAACTCAGTCGTGGAAGCTGCTCGCTCTTGGACAAACTACCCTGAAAAAACTGATGCCTCCTTAGATGGTGAAACTGCTACCGGTACTCCTCGGTTAGATTTCAGCCGGTTTCTTACTTCTGATGGGCATAATACTGTTGGTTCAACCACCGAAGAAAGTGTTCAAGAGGGTGATATGATTGTGAGTCTTAGTTCTATAAAGACCAGCCTTCAAACAGACAACGGTCTGAGCATACCACAACTTCTCCATCAG ATAAGCAATGACACTGAAGTTTCAAGCTCGGAAAAGCGGGAAGCATTGCAACGGTTGGTTGATGCTTCCCTTGATAACAACAGCTCCATCTGGGCAAAG TACTTCAATCAAATCTTAACGGTTGTGCTTGAGGTATTAGATGACTCTGATTCATCCACGAGGGAGCTTGCTTTATCTTTGATTGCTGAGATGCTCAACAACCAG AAAGATTCAATTGAAGACTCTATGGAGATTGTTCTTGAAAAACTCCTGCATGTGACCAAAGATGCGGTGGCCAAG ATTTCAAATGAGGCAAACCAATGCTTAAATGTTCTATTGGCAAAATATGATCCTTTCAGATGTCTTGCT ATTATTGTACCTTTATTGGtcagtgatgatgagaagatactTGTCGTGTGTATCAACTGTTTGACAAAG CTTGTTGGGCGCCTTTCCCAAGAGGAATTGATTGATCAGTTGCCTACATTTCTGCCAGCATTATTTGATGCTTTTAACAACCAAAGTCCAGATGTCCGAAAG ACTGTCGTGTTCTGCCTGGTGGATATCTACATCATGCTTGGGAAAGCATTCGCTCCATACTTGGAAGGGCTTAGCAGCACGCAGCTCCGCCTAGTAACCATCTACGCTAACCGGATTTCACAGGCGAGGTCTGGCAAGCCAATCGATTCTAACCAATGA
- the LOC136493627 gene encoding protein LOW PSII ACCUMULATION 1, chloroplastic-like isoform X1, which translates to MAATLPVPVPVPVPYALRLRAPLPISWRVSRKPALSCSRACRAGVRCSAANKPSPPPPTTPDSSEVSSMAKIRSEVLSPFRSVRMFFYLAFMASGTLGGLIALARLLPALSSDPARAAGAADTLKGLGIDVAAVSLFAFLYSRESKAKDAQVARLAREERLSRLRLRVGTGRPFTLSVLRGTARLVIVAGPAEFVAESFRRSQPFLRELAERAVLAVPFATDGNTPELQLDGGDEDGVVDDDDDDVARRSKRLWQLTPVYTTEWAQWLDDQKKLAGVPSDSPVYLSLRMDGRVRGSGVGYPPWQAFVAQLPPVKGMWSGLLDGMDGRVL; encoded by the exons ATGGCGGCGACCcttcccgtccccgtccccgtccccgtcccctacGCCCTACGGCTACGCGCCCCTCTTCCCATCTCCTGGCGAGTTTCCCGCAAGCCAGCACTCTCCTGTAGCAGAGCATGCCGCGCCGGCGTCCGCTGCTCCGCCGCAAACaagccctcccctcctccccccACCACTCCGGACAGCAGCGAGGTAAG CTCCATGGCGAAGATACGGAGTGAGGTCCTCTCCCCGTTCCGGTCGGTGCGGATGTTCTTCTACCTCGCGTTCATGGCCAGCGGCACGCTGGGGGGGCTCATCGCGCTCGCGCGGCTCCTCCCGGCGCTGTCGTCCGACCCCGCGagggcggcgggcgcggccgaCACGCTCAAGGGCCTGGGCATCGACGTCGCGGCCGTCTCGCTCTTCGCCTTCCTCTACTCGCGCGAGAGCAAGGCCAAGGACGCCCAGGTGGCCAGGCTCGCGCGGGAGGAGCGCctgtccaggctcaggctccgCGTCGGCACCGGCAGGCCGTTCACGCTCAGCGTGCTGCGGGGCACCGCGCGGCTCGTCATCGTGGCGGGCCCCGCGGAGTTCGTCGCCGAGTCGTTCCGCAGGAGCCAGCCGTTCCTGAGGGAGCTCGCGGAGAGGGCCGTGCTGGCGGTGCCCTTCGCCACGGACGGGAACACGCCCGAGCTGCAGCTCGACGGCGGCGACGAGGACGGCgtcgtcgacgacgacgacgacgacgtcgccCGGAGGAGCAAGAGGCTGTGGCAGCTCACGCCGGTGTACACAACTGAATGGGCGCA ATGGTTAGACGATCAGAAAAAGCTGGCCGGCGTGCCATCTGATTCCCCAGT GTACCTCTCCCTCCGGATGGACGGGCGCGTCCGCGGCAGCGGCGTGGGGTACCCACCGTGGCAAGCGTTCGTGGCGCAGCTGCCGCCGGTGAAAGGGATGTGGTCGGGTCTTCTTGACGGGATGGACGGCAGGGTGCTCTAG
- the LOC136493627 gene encoding protein LOW PSII ACCUMULATION 1, chloroplastic-like isoform X2, with protein sequence MAKIRSEVLSPFRSVRMFFYLAFMASGTLGGLIALARLLPALSSDPARAAGAADTLKGLGIDVAAVSLFAFLYSRESKAKDAQVARLAREERLSRLRLRVGTGRPFTLSVLRGTARLVIVAGPAEFVAESFRRSQPFLRELAERAVLAVPFATDGNTPELQLDGGDEDGVVDDDDDDVARRSKRLWQLTPVYTTEWAQWLDDQKKLAGVPSDSPVYLSLRMDGRVRGSGVGYPPWQAFVAQLPPVKGMWSGLLDGMDGRVL encoded by the exons ATGGCGAAGATACGGAGTGAGGTCCTCTCCCCGTTCCGGTCGGTGCGGATGTTCTTCTACCTCGCGTTCATGGCCAGCGGCACGCTGGGGGGGCTCATCGCGCTCGCGCGGCTCCTCCCGGCGCTGTCGTCCGACCCCGCGagggcggcgggcgcggccgaCACGCTCAAGGGCCTGGGCATCGACGTCGCGGCCGTCTCGCTCTTCGCCTTCCTCTACTCGCGCGAGAGCAAGGCCAAGGACGCCCAGGTGGCCAGGCTCGCGCGGGAGGAGCGCctgtccaggctcaggctccgCGTCGGCACCGGCAGGCCGTTCACGCTCAGCGTGCTGCGGGGCACCGCGCGGCTCGTCATCGTGGCGGGCCCCGCGGAGTTCGTCGCCGAGTCGTTCCGCAGGAGCCAGCCGTTCCTGAGGGAGCTCGCGGAGAGGGCCGTGCTGGCGGTGCCCTTCGCCACGGACGGGAACACGCCCGAGCTGCAGCTCGACGGCGGCGACGAGGACGGCgtcgtcgacgacgacgacgacgacgtcgccCGGAGGAGCAAGAGGCTGTGGCAGCTCACGCCGGTGTACACAACTGAATGGGCGCA ATGGTTAGACGATCAGAAAAAGCTGGCCGGCGTGCCATCTGATTCCCCAGT GTACCTCTCCCTCCGGATGGACGGGCGCGTCCGCGGCAGCGGCGTGGGGTACCCACCGTGGCAAGCGTTCGTGGCGCAGCTGCCGCCGGTGAAAGGGATGTGGTCGGGTCTTCTTGACGGGATGGACGGCAGGGTGCTCTAG